In Corylus avellana chromosome ca2, CavTom2PMs-1.0, the following proteins share a genomic window:
- the LOC132171929 gene encoding cysteine-rich receptor-like protein kinase 44 isoform X1, which yields MAMVFSRLLLFLSPIFILLVAVASTGQPRFIDHVCSNVVGNYSKKSTYEANLNNALSSITSNNDIDYGFYSSSSSGQEPDKVYAIGLCRGDLKKDVCRSCLNDSTVALKELCPNQKEAIGWYDNCSLRFSNTSMFGIETENPNFMDWNSKNVSDINGYGEALKTQLDSMISEAASGGSFKFATRSSVAPDLSKIYVLVQCTPDLSEQECSNCLQMISVQTPLCCTGKDGARYYKPSCNFRYESYPFFDVTAAPRSSRLPLLTPPPIHAAPWSPPLPPVSHLPINGKERNTRTAIIIVVPTVIVMLFAVSIFIILRMRKPKDTFETADEITSVESVQFDFGTIRAATNNFSDANKLGKGGFGAVYRGRLSNGQEIAVKRLSRNSGQGDVEFKNEVLLVAKLQHRNLVRLLGFCLEGNERLLIYEFVPKTSLDHYIFDPMKRADLNWGRRYKIIGGIARGLLYLHEDSRLRIIHRDLKTGNILLDANMNPKISDFGMARLFVLDQTEGSTNRIVGTYGYMAPEYAMFGQFSTKLDVFSFGILILEIISGRKITNFRDVENMEYLLSYAWRNWREGTTSNLIDPTLIKSGPIIEMTRCIHIGLLCVQQNVADRPEMASIVLMLNSDSVALPVPTQPASFMQSNVQSAISLQVLDINCGGITNCEVSISELYPR from the exons ATGGCAATGGTTTTTTCAAGATTACTTCTTTTCCTGTCTCCAATTTTCATATTATTAGTTGCTGTAGCCTCTACAGGCCAGCCACGCTTCATAGACCATGTCTGTTCAAACGTTGTAGgtaattattccaaaaaaagtACCTACGAGGCGAACCTCAACAACGCCCTCTCCTCCATCACCTCCAACAACGATATTGACTATGGGTTTTATAGTAGTTCCTCCAGCGGCCAAGAACCTGACAAAGTATATGCAATTGGACTTTGCCGAGGAGATCTTAAGAAAGATGTTTGTCGTAGTTGCCTCAATGACTCTACGGTTGCTCTCAAAGAGCTTTGTCCCAATCAGAAGGAGGCAATAGGATGGTATGACAATTGCTCCTTGCGCTTCTCAAACACCTCCATGTTTGGCATCGAGACAGAAAATCCCAATTTTATGGATTGGAACTCAAAGAACGTATCGGACATAAATGGGTACGGCGAGGCGCTTAAGACCCAGTTAGATTCCATGATAAGTGAAGCTGCATCTGGTGGTTCTTTCAAGTTTGCGACGAGAAGCTCAGTCGCACCGGACCTTAGCAAAATATATGTGCTTGTACAATGTACTCCTGATTTGTCCGAGCAAGAATGCAGTAACTGTTTACAAATGATTTCTGTACAAACACCACTCTGTTGTACTGGGAAGGACGGTGCGAGATATTATAAACCCAGCTGTAATTTTAGGTACGAGAGCTACCCTTTCTTTGACGTCACTGCTGCTCCACGGTCGTCGCGATTGCCATTACTCACTCCGCCGCCGATACATG CTGCTCCATGGTCGCCGCCTTTGCCACCAGTCTCTCATCTGCCAATAAATG GAAAGGAGAGAAACACTCGAACTGCTATCATCATCGTTGTTCCGACTGTTATTGTGATGCTATTTGCTGTcagtattttcatcattttaagAATGAGGAAGCCAAAGGATACTTTTGAGA CTGCGGATGAAATAACAAGTGTCGAATCCGTGCAATTCGATTTTGGCACTATTAGAGCTGCGACAAACAACTTTTCTGACGCAAACAAACTTGGGAAAGGTGGATTTGGAGCAGTTTACagg GGTAGGCTTTCAAACGGACAAGAAATCGCTGTGAAGAGATTATCAAGGAACTCTGGACAAGGGGATGTGGAATTTAAGAATGAGGTCCTACTAGTGGCCAAACTCCAACACCGAAATTTAGTTAGGCTTCTTGGATTCTGcttggaaggaaatgaaagacTTCTTATCTATGAGTTTGTGCCTAAAACAAGCCTTGATCACTATATATTTG ATCCCATGAAGCGTGCAGACTTAAATTGGGGAAGGCGGTATAAAATTATAGGTGGCATTGCTCGAGGGCTTTTATACCTTCATGAAGATTCCCGACTTCGGATTATTCATCGTGACCTTAAAACTGGCAACATTCTATTAGATGCAAATATGAATcctaaaatttcagattttggcatggcaagaTTATTCGTATTGGATCAAACTGAAGGCAGTACAAATAGAATTGTGGGAACCTA CGGATATATGGCTCCAGAATATGCAATGTTTGGACAATTCTCGACAAAATTAGATGTCTTCAGTTTTGGTATCCTAATTCTGGAGATTATAAGTGGTCGGaaaattactaattttcgtGATGTAGAGAATATGGAATACCTTCTTAGCTAT GCATGGAGAAATTGGAGGGAAGGGACAACTTCAAATCTCATAGATCCCACGCTAATAAAGAGTGGTCCAATAATTGAAATGACGAGATGTATTCACATTGGTTTGTTATGTGTTCAACAAAATGTAGCTGACAGACCAGAAATGGCTTCAATTGTTCTCATGCTTAATAGCGATTCTGTGGCTCTCCCTGTACCTACACAACCTGCAAGCTTTATGCAGAGCAATGTTCAGTCGGCCATATCACTGCAAGTACTGGACATCAATTGCGGAGGAATTACTAATTGCGAGGTTTCAATCAGTGAGTTATATCCTAGGTAG
- the LOC132171929 gene encoding cysteine-rich receptor-like protein kinase 10 isoform X2: MAMVFSRLLLFLSPIFILLVAVASTGQPRFIDHVCSNVVGNYSKKSTYEANLNNALSSITSNNDIDYGFYSSSSSGQEPDKVYAIGLCRGDLKKDVCRSCLNDSTVALKELCPNQKEAIGWYDNCSLRFSNTSMFGIETENPNFMDWNSKNVSDINGYGEALKTQLDSMISEAASGGSFKFATRSSVAPDLSKIYVLVQCTPDLSEQECSNCLQMISVQTPLCCTGKDGARYYKPSCNFRYESYPFFDVTAAPRSSRLPLLTPPPIHAAPWSPPLPPVSHLPINGKERNTRTAIIIVVPTVIVMLFAVSIFIILRMRKPKDTFETADEITSVESVQFDFGTIRAATNNFSDANKLGKGGFGAVYRGRLSNGQEIAVKRLSRNSGQGDVEFKNEVLLVAKLQHRNLVRLLGFCLEGNERLLIYEFVPKTSLDHYIFDPMKRADLNWGRRYKIIGGIARGLLYLHEDSRLRIIHRDLKTGNILLDANMNPKISDFGMARLFVLDQTEGSTNRIVGTYGYMAPEYAMFGQFSTKLDVFSFGILILEIISGRKITNFRDVENMEYLLSYVCISIGMEKLEGRDNFKSHRSHANKEWSNN; this comes from the exons ATGGCAATGGTTTTTTCAAGATTACTTCTTTTCCTGTCTCCAATTTTCATATTATTAGTTGCTGTAGCCTCTACAGGCCAGCCACGCTTCATAGACCATGTCTGTTCAAACGTTGTAGgtaattattccaaaaaaagtACCTACGAGGCGAACCTCAACAACGCCCTCTCCTCCATCACCTCCAACAACGATATTGACTATGGGTTTTATAGTAGTTCCTCCAGCGGCCAAGAACCTGACAAAGTATATGCAATTGGACTTTGCCGAGGAGATCTTAAGAAAGATGTTTGTCGTAGTTGCCTCAATGACTCTACGGTTGCTCTCAAAGAGCTTTGTCCCAATCAGAAGGAGGCAATAGGATGGTATGACAATTGCTCCTTGCGCTTCTCAAACACCTCCATGTTTGGCATCGAGACAGAAAATCCCAATTTTATGGATTGGAACTCAAAGAACGTATCGGACATAAATGGGTACGGCGAGGCGCTTAAGACCCAGTTAGATTCCATGATAAGTGAAGCTGCATCTGGTGGTTCTTTCAAGTTTGCGACGAGAAGCTCAGTCGCACCGGACCTTAGCAAAATATATGTGCTTGTACAATGTACTCCTGATTTGTCCGAGCAAGAATGCAGTAACTGTTTACAAATGATTTCTGTACAAACACCACTCTGTTGTACTGGGAAGGACGGTGCGAGATATTATAAACCCAGCTGTAATTTTAGGTACGAGAGCTACCCTTTCTTTGACGTCACTGCTGCTCCACGGTCGTCGCGATTGCCATTACTCACTCCGCCGCCGATACATG CTGCTCCATGGTCGCCGCCTTTGCCACCAGTCTCTCATCTGCCAATAAATG GAAAGGAGAGAAACACTCGAACTGCTATCATCATCGTTGTTCCGACTGTTATTGTGATGCTATTTGCTGTcagtattttcatcattttaagAATGAGGAAGCCAAAGGATACTTTTGAGA CTGCGGATGAAATAACAAGTGTCGAATCCGTGCAATTCGATTTTGGCACTATTAGAGCTGCGACAAACAACTTTTCTGACGCAAACAAACTTGGGAAAGGTGGATTTGGAGCAGTTTACagg GGTAGGCTTTCAAACGGACAAGAAATCGCTGTGAAGAGATTATCAAGGAACTCTGGACAAGGGGATGTGGAATTTAAGAATGAGGTCCTACTAGTGGCCAAACTCCAACACCGAAATTTAGTTAGGCTTCTTGGATTCTGcttggaaggaaatgaaagacTTCTTATCTATGAGTTTGTGCCTAAAACAAGCCTTGATCACTATATATTTG ATCCCATGAAGCGTGCAGACTTAAATTGGGGAAGGCGGTATAAAATTATAGGTGGCATTGCTCGAGGGCTTTTATACCTTCATGAAGATTCCCGACTTCGGATTATTCATCGTGACCTTAAAACTGGCAACATTCTATTAGATGCAAATATGAATcctaaaatttcagattttggcatggcaagaTTATTCGTATTGGATCAAACTGAAGGCAGTACAAATAGAATTGTGGGAACCTA CGGATATATGGCTCCAGAATATGCAATGTTTGGACAATTCTCGACAAAATTAGATGTCTTCAGTTTTGGTATCCTAATTCTGGAGATTATAAGTGGTCGGaaaattactaattttcgtGATGTAGAGAATATGGAATACCTTCTTAGCTATGTATGTATATCAATTG GCATGGAGAAATTGGAGGGAAGGGACAACTTCAAATCTCATAGATCCCACGCTAATAAAGAGTGGTCCAATAATTGA
- the LOC132170045 gene encoding cysteine-rich receptor-like protein kinase 25 — protein MGMRMPSFEVSMILVILTFLSLNKEGSTATFLDYYCSNTPTFTPNSTFQSNLAQLLSSLSSNARCKDGYYNNTVGENTADAVYGLFVCRGDLTVQDCVDCVAGGTQDLSLQYCVRGKQAVISYEECMLRYSDEYFFSNMNTQPSLYQLTKYNLSDPARFNQLLMATTNGLVSRVSNAGISGAKKFATKEANFTGSQILYTLEQCTPDISSSDCSKCIQEGITLMQECCSGYQGARIMFPSCRIRFELYQFYRMLNIVTN, from the coding sequence ATGGGCATGCGCATGCCTTCCTTCGAAGTCTCCATGATCCTCGTCATCCTTACCTTTTTAAGCCTCAACAAAGAAGGCAGTACTGCAACTTTCCTGGATTATTACTGCTCAAACACCCCTACTTTCACTCCCAACAGCACCTTCCAATCCAATCTCGCTCAACTCCTCTCTTCCCTTTCCTCCAACGCCAGATGCAAAGACGGTTACTACAACAACACCGTCGGCGAAAACACCGCCGACGCTGTCTACGGCCTCTTCGTCTGCCGCGGTGACCTCACCGTCCAAGACTGCGTAGATTGCGTGGCAGGTGGAACCCAAGATCTGAGTCTGCAGTACTGCGTTAGAGGAAAACAGGCCGTGATCTCGTACGAGGAGTGCATGTTGCGCTACTCAGACGAATATTTCTTCTCCAACATGAACACGCAGCCAAGCCTTTACCAACTGACTAAGTACAATCTTTCTGATCCAGCTCGCTTTAACCAGTTGTTGATGGCAACGACGAATGGCTTGGTAAGCCGGGTTTCAAATGCCGGAATCAGTGGTGCCAAAAAGTTTGCcacaaaagaagcaaattttACGGGGTCTCAAATACTCTACACACTTGAGCAGTGCACGCCTGACATATCCAGCTCTGATTGCAGTAAGTGTATACAGGAAGGGATAACGTTAATGCAGGAATGTTGTAGTGGATACCAAGGGGCAAGAATTATGTTTCCTAGCTGTAGAATCAGGTTTGAACTGTACCAGTTTTACCGAATGCTTAATAttgttacaaattaa
- the LOC132170046 gene encoding cysteine-rich repeat secretory protein 38-like, whose translation MGMASFNVSMTLVLFALLCLSREAAASEYIYHSCSDKTTFTPNSTFQSNLHHLLSSLSSNATREDGFYRTTVGQNASDAVYGLFLCRGDLTVQDCQECVGNATQDLIRQYCHLGKEGVIWYEECMLRYSDQYFFSNMTMHPSVYVPSKRKVHDPDRFNHLLMATMKGLVSQVANAEIGAKKYATKEANFMGSQILYTLEQCTPDISSFACSMCIQQAIALLPNCCSGIEGARVMFPSCRIRYEIYQFYLMSMPPILPPPPPGKRKILIHTIILIVALISVSAVLFIMSYYFRCRRENIEYNAMDEGALQLDVATIELLPLKLLR comes from the exons ATGGGCATGGCTTCCTTCAATGTCTCCATGACTCTGGTGCTCTTTGCCTTGCTCTGCCTGAGCAGAGAAGCTGCCGCAAGTGAGTATATATACCATTCCTGTTCAGACAAAACCACTTTCACTCCCAACAGCACCTTCCAGTCCAATCTACACCATCTCCTCTCTTCCCTTTCCTCCAACGCAACACGTGAAGATGGTTTCTACAGAACCACCGTCGGCCAAAACGCTTCCGACGCTGTCTACGGCCTCTTCCTCTGCCGCGGCGACCTCACCGTCCAAGACTGCCAAGAGTGCGTGGGCAATGCAACCCAAGATCTGATCCGGCAGTACTGCCACTTAGGAAAAGAGGGCGTGATCTGGTACGAGGAGTGCATGTTACGCTACTCAGACCAATATTTCTTCTCCAACATGACCATGCACCCTAGCGTTTACGTTCCAAGTAAGCGCAAAGTTCATGATCCAGATCGCTTTAACCATTTATTGATGGCAACGATGAAAGGCTTGGTAAGCCAGGTTGCAAATGCAGAAATCGGTGCCAAAAAGTATGcaacaaaagaagcaaattttATGGGGTCTCAAATACTCTACACGCTTGAGCAGTGCACCCCAGACATATCCAGCTTTGCTTGCAGTATGTGCATACAGCAAGCGATAGCGCTATTGCCGAATTGTTGTAGTGGAATCGAAGGGGCAAGAGTTATGTTTCCTAGCTGTAGAATTAGGTACGAAATCTACCAGTTTTACCTGATGTCTATGCCACCAATTCTTCCTCCTCCACCTCCGG gaaaaagaaaaatcttaatCCACACAATTATTCTTATTGTTGCTCTGATTTCTGTCTCTGCGGTGCTCTTCATTATGAGCTACTACTTCCGTTGTAGGAGAGAAAACATTGAGTACAATGCCATGGATGAAGGGGCGTTGCAACTTGATGTTGCTACAATTGAATTGCTGCCACTCAAACTTCTCAGATGA